The Falco naumanni isolate bFalNau1 chromosome 1, bFalNau1.pat, whole genome shotgun sequence genome window below encodes:
- the TIGD4 gene encoding tigger transposable element-derived protein 4, with translation MAEAAGSPLPAPAVRRKKSISIEEKIDIISAVESGEKKADIAAKYGIKKNSLSSIMKNKEKVLEAFESLRFDPKRKRLRTAFYTDLEEALMKWYRIAQCLNVPVNGPMLRLKANDFAQKLGHSDFKCSNGWLDRFKSRYGLVFRGQPVEAAATTAVDAPTPWYQNVLPGYLNDFQPKNMFYIQETGLLYQMLPHNTFAFKGETCSVGKLSEERITVAVGTNIDGSEKLPLLVIGKNKCPQPFKDVKALPVDYEANDKAWMTSELFEQWMHKLDHRFQAQQRQVVILVDSLPAHTEVKNLKSVKLVFSPPDSSSCVTTKRGVIRSLKVKYRHCLIKRFVDCVEGNKEFMLSLLDAIEMLYLCWKEVTPETIVKSYSEAGFKLETKANGNDTEVKSHFDLIARAQAAGVEFPEGLSLEDYAALDDGLLTYEMPTNNERMCAKESASDEAGTFAGDEDEDEGDRCQGAEQPLPSKNEALSALDTLRKFLRSQDTDDSLHDSLADLENFIQHVAYK, from the coding sequence ATGGCAGAGGCTGCGGGGagcccgctgcccgcccccgctgtgaggaggaaaaaaagcatatcTATCGAGGAAAAAATCGACATCATAAGTGCTGTGGAGAGCGGCGAGAAAAAGGCAGACATCGCAGCCAAGTATGGCATCAAGAAGAATTCCTTGTCTTCAATTatgaagaataaagaaaaagttttggAAGCCTTTGAATCCCTACGATTTGatcctaaaagaaaaaggctgaggACTGCTTTTTATACCGACCTGGAGGAGGCGTTGATGAAGTGGTACAGAATTGCTCAGTGCTTGAATGTGCCGGTAAACGGTCCGATGTTGCGCCTCAAGGCTAACGATTTTGCCCAGAAGCTCGGACACAGTGATTTTAAATGCAGCAATGGCTGGCTCGACCGTTTCAAGTCGAGGTACGGTTTAGTGTTCAGAGGTCAGCCCGTAGAAGCGGCTGCTACTACTGCAGTGGATGCTCCAACTCCTTGGTACCAAAATGTTCTTCCTGGTTATTTAAATGATTTTCAGccaaaaaacatgttttatataCAGGAGACTGGATTGTTGTATCAGATGTTACCACATAACACGTTTGCATTTAAAGGGGAAACTTGTTCTGTAGGTAAACTAAGTGAAGAGAGAATAACCGTAGCGGTGGGTACAAATATAGATGGCTCTGAGAAACTTCCTTTGCTTGTtataggaaaaaacaaatgtcCACAGCCTTTCAAAGATGTGAAGGCGTTACCTGTGGATTATGAAGCAAATGATAAGGCATGGATGACTTCAGAACTGTTTGAACAGTGGATGCATAAACTTGATCACAGATTTCAAGCACAGCAGAGACAAGTAGTTATTCTGGTTGATTCTCTCCCAGCTCACACAGAAGTAAAGAACCTGAAGTCTGTCAAATTAGTGTTCTCTCCTCCAGACTCATCTTCATGTGTAACTACAAAACGAGGGGTTATCAGAAGTCTGAAGGTTAAATACAGGCATTGTCTTATCAAGAGATTTGTTGACTGTgtagaaggaaataaagagtTTATGCTGTCTCTTCTTGATGCAATAGAGATGTTGTACCTGTGCTGGAAGGAAGTAACACCAGAGACTATAGTAAAAAGTTACTCTGAAGCAGGATTCAAATTAGAAACCAAGGCAAATGGTAATGACACAGAGGTTAAAAGCCATTTTGATTTGATTGCACGTGCACAGGCAGCTGGAGTGGAGTTTCCAGAAGGTTTATCTTTGGAGGACTATGCGGCTCTAGATGACGGCTTGTTAACTTATGAAATGCCCACAAATAATGAAAGGATGTGTGCCAAAGAGAGCGCATCAGATGAGGCTGGGACATTTGCTGGTGATGAAGATGAGGATGAAGGTGATCGATGTCAGGGAGCTGAACAGCCTTTACCATCAAAAAATGAAGCTTTGAGTGCTTTAGATACCCTTCGAAAGTTTCTCAGAAGTCAAGACACAGATGATTCTCTTCACGATTCCCTAGCTGACCTGGAGAATTTTATTCAACATGtagcatataaataa